The following coding sequences are from one Triplophysa dalaica isolate WHDGS20190420 chromosome 12, ASM1584641v1, whole genome shotgun sequence window:
- the gnl1 gene encoding guanine nucleotide-binding protein-like 1 isoform X2: protein MQKILKPVPERELEIDINNIYPEDKGLNFPRRPSWHYDMQREALLRKEEKSFQEYLQALYSKNPRGTLSHFEHNLETWRQLWRVMEMSDVILLIVDIRHPVLQFSPALYHYFTDELKKHIILVLNKVDLCPPPLVLAWKHYLTKQFPNLHCICFTSHPGQPYSTILQKKRMRKNAGWSKAGGPIHILRACQEITAGRVDLSSWEKKIQKDAVAMGTDGDHTVDGLESVLVEHHSDVAMEMNSPTQELYKDGVLTIGCIGFPNVGKSSVLNSLVGRKVVSVSRTPGHTKYFQTYYLTPTVKLCDCPGLVFPSQVDKQLQILSGIYPVSQLQEPYSTVGYLCERVNCLSLLKLTHQDPSPKTLHNPDIQEWTAWDICEAWAQRRGYKTAKAARNDVYRAANSLLRLANDGRLCLCMRPPGYSQSKDEWESHPDLAEIIALQGRKDEEEEGREKEDEDSESSSELEEENDRDADDDEDADGDDEDDTVKADRRGLTLNMFSVLGENECE from the exons ATGCAGAAAATCCTAAAGCCCGTGCCGGAGAGGGAACTAGAGATTGACATAAACAACATCTACCCGGAGGACAAAG GCCTCAATTTCCCACGACGGCCCTCATGGCATTATGATATGCAGAGAGAGGCGCTGCTGCGGAAAGAGGAGAAATCATTTCAGGAGTATCTGCAGGCTCTTTACTCCAAGAACCCCCGTGGTACCCTCAGCCACTTTGAGCACAATCTGGAG acatGGAGGCAGCTGTGGAGAGTAATGGAGATGTCTGATGTCATTCTGCTCATAGTGGACATAAGACACCCA GTACTACAGTTTTCTCCTGCTCTGTACCACTACTTCACAGACGAGTTAAAGAAACACATCATTCTAGTTCTCAATAAAGTGGACTTGTGCCCTCCCCCCCTAGTGTTGGCATGGAAACACTACCTGACCAAACAGTTCCCCAACCTGCACTGTATCTGCTTTACCTCACACCCAGGACAACCCTACAGCACCA TTCTACAGAAGAAGAGAATGAGAAAGAACGCTGGATGGAGCAAGGCAGGAGGACCAATCCACATCCTGAGGGCATGTCAGGAGATCACAGCAGGAAGAG TGGATTTAAGTAGCTGGGAGAAAAAGATCCAGAAGGATGCTGTTGCCATGGGAACTGATGGGGATCACACTGTGGATGGGTTGGAATCCGTGTTGGTGGAGCATCATAGTGACGTTGCCATGGAAATGAACAGCCCTACACAAGAACTTTATAAAGATGGGGTTCTCACAATAGGCTGCATAG GTTTTCCTAATGTAGGCAAATCTTCTGTGCTGAACAGTCTGGTTGGACGGAAGGTCGTGAGTGTATCTCGGACCCCcggccacacaaaatattttcaaacttACTACCTCACCCCTACTGTTAAACTATGTGACTGTCCTGGACTTGTTTTCCCCTCCCAAGTGGACAAGCAACTACAG ATCCTGTCTGGTATATATCCAGTGTCCCAGCTGCAGGAGCCTTATAGTACTGTAGGATACCTGTGTGAACGGGTCAACTGCCTCTCCTTATTGAAACTGACACATCAAGACCCGAGCCCCAAAACACTACACAACCCTGATATACAGGAATGGACCGCATGGGACATATGTGAAG CATGGGCTCAGAGGAGAGGGTATAAGACTGCTAAGGCGGCCCGCAATGATGTCTATCGAGCAGCCAACAGTCTCCTGCGGTTAGCCAACGATGGGCGACTCTGTCTCTGCATGCGACCACCAGGATATTCTCAAAGCAAAG ATGAATGGGAATCCCACCCAGACTTGGCTGAGATCATCGCTCTGCAAGGAAGAAAGGATGAAGAGGAGGAGGGCAGGGAGAAGGAGGACGAGGACAGTGAGTCCAGCTCAGAGTTGGAGGAAGAGAATGATCGAGACGCTGATGACGATGAGGACGCTGATggagatgatgaagatgatacTGTTAAAGCGGACAGGAGGGGTCTCACTCTTAATATGTTCAGTGTGCTGGGTGAGAATGAATGCGAGTGA
- the gnl1 gene encoding guanine nucleotide-binding protein-like 1 isoform X1: protein MPRKKPFSNKQKKKQLQVKRGKKRGETGSSHSSRNGSVERGRDRQSDASDSETTDIKMINHQPGTSDGQYDPNKYHLHFEKESKEEVERRKKIAMQKILKPVPERELEIDINNIYPEDKGLNFPRRPSWHYDMQREALLRKEEKSFQEYLQALYSKNPRGTLSHFEHNLETWRQLWRVMEMSDVILLIVDIRHPVLQFSPALYHYFTDELKKHIILVLNKVDLCPPPLVLAWKHYLTKQFPNLHCICFTSHPGQPYSTILQKKRMRKNAGWSKAGGPIHILRACQEITAGRVDLSSWEKKIQKDAVAMGTDGDHTVDGLESVLVEHHSDVAMEMNSPTQELYKDGVLTIGCIGFPNVGKSSVLNSLVGRKVVSVSRTPGHTKYFQTYYLTPTVKLCDCPGLVFPSQVDKQLQILSGIYPVSQLQEPYSTVGYLCERVNCLSLLKLTHQDPSPKTLHNPDIQEWTAWDICEAWAQRRGYKTAKAARNDVYRAANSLLRLANDGRLCLCMRPPGYSQSKDEWESHPDLAEIIALQGRKDEEEEGREKEDEDSESSSELEEENDRDADDDEDADGDDEDDTVKADRRGLTLNMFSVLGENECE, encoded by the exons ATGCCACGCAAAAAGCCTTTCAGtaacaaacagaagaaaaagcAGCTGCAGGTGAAACGCGGGAAGAAGAGAG GAGAAACTGGTTCAAGTCACTCCAGCAGGAATGGTAGTGTGGAGAGAGGCAGAGACAGGCAGTCAGACGCATCAGACAGCGAGACGACAGACATCAAGATGATAAACCACCAGCCTGGCACCAGCGATGGGCAATATGACCCCAACAA ATATCATTTGCACTTTGAGAAGGAGAGCAAAGAGGAGGTGGAGAGGAGGAAGAAAATAGCAATGCAGAAAATCCTAAAGCCCGTGCCGGAGAGGGAACTAGAGATTGACATAAACAACATCTACCCGGAGGACAAAG GCCTCAATTTCCCACGACGGCCCTCATGGCATTATGATATGCAGAGAGAGGCGCTGCTGCGGAAAGAGGAGAAATCATTTCAGGAGTATCTGCAGGCTCTTTACTCCAAGAACCCCCGTGGTACCCTCAGCCACTTTGAGCACAATCTGGAG acatGGAGGCAGCTGTGGAGAGTAATGGAGATGTCTGATGTCATTCTGCTCATAGTGGACATAAGACACCCA GTACTACAGTTTTCTCCTGCTCTGTACCACTACTTCACAGACGAGTTAAAGAAACACATCATTCTAGTTCTCAATAAAGTGGACTTGTGCCCTCCCCCCCTAGTGTTGGCATGGAAACACTACCTGACCAAACAGTTCCCCAACCTGCACTGTATCTGCTTTACCTCACACCCAGGACAACCCTACAGCACCA TTCTACAGAAGAAGAGAATGAGAAAGAACGCTGGATGGAGCAAGGCAGGAGGACCAATCCACATCCTGAGGGCATGTCAGGAGATCACAGCAGGAAGAG TGGATTTAAGTAGCTGGGAGAAAAAGATCCAGAAGGATGCTGTTGCCATGGGAACTGATGGGGATCACACTGTGGATGGGTTGGAATCCGTGTTGGTGGAGCATCATAGTGACGTTGCCATGGAAATGAACAGCCCTACACAAGAACTTTATAAAGATGGGGTTCTCACAATAGGCTGCATAG GTTTTCCTAATGTAGGCAAATCTTCTGTGCTGAACAGTCTGGTTGGACGGAAGGTCGTGAGTGTATCTCGGACCCCcggccacacaaaatattttcaaacttACTACCTCACCCCTACTGTTAAACTATGTGACTGTCCTGGACTTGTTTTCCCCTCCCAAGTGGACAAGCAACTACAG ATCCTGTCTGGTATATATCCAGTGTCCCAGCTGCAGGAGCCTTATAGTACTGTAGGATACCTGTGTGAACGGGTCAACTGCCTCTCCTTATTGAAACTGACACATCAAGACCCGAGCCCCAAAACACTACACAACCCTGATATACAGGAATGGACCGCATGGGACATATGTGAAG CATGGGCTCAGAGGAGAGGGTATAAGACTGCTAAGGCGGCCCGCAATGATGTCTATCGAGCAGCCAACAGTCTCCTGCGGTTAGCCAACGATGGGCGACTCTGTCTCTGCATGCGACCACCAGGATATTCTCAAAGCAAAG ATGAATGGGAATCCCACCCAGACTTGGCTGAGATCATCGCTCTGCAAGGAAGAAAGGATGAAGAGGAGGAGGGCAGGGAGAAGGAGGACGAGGACAGTGAGTCCAGCTCAGAGTTGGAGGAAGAGAATGATCGAGACGCTGATGACGATGAGGACGCTGATggagatgatgaagatgatacTGTTAAAGCGGACAGGAGGGGTCTCACTCTTAATATGTTCAGTGTGCTGGGTGAGAATGAATGCGAGTGA